From the Mycoplasmatota bacterium genome, one window contains:
- a CDS encoding arsenate reductase ArsC codes for MKKVAFVCIHNSCRSQMAEGWANQLGKEVIEAYSAGTENYPEVKPLAVKVMEEAGVNMSNYHTKLLSDIPNDIDILITMGCGVECPFVPCKHREDWGLIDPSGGPIERFRETRDIIKSKVVELIERINKGEL; via the coding sequence ATGAAAAAAGTAGCATTTGTATGTATTCATAATTCATGTCGTTCACAAATGGCTGAAGGTTGGGCAAATCAATTAGGTAAAGAAGTGATAGAAGCTTATTCAGCAGGAACAGAGAATTATCCTGAGGTTAAACCATTAGCTGTTAAGGTAATGGAAGAAGCAGGAGTTAATATGTCAAATTATCATACTAAATTACTCTCTGATATTCCAAATGATATCGATATATTAATTACGATGGGGTGTGGCGTTGAATGCCCATTTGTCCCATGTAAACATAGAGAAGATTGGGGATTAATAGATCCTTCTGGAGGACCAATTGAAAGGTTTAGAGAAACTAGAGATATAATTAAAAGTAAAGTTGTTGAATTAATTGAAAGAATTAATAAGGGTGAATTATAA
- the arsB gene encoding ACR3 family arsenite efflux transporter, with product MENRKQGIGFFEKYLTLWVLLCMIVGVLIGRYITIIPNFLAQFEYAHVSIPIAILIWLMIYPMMMKVDFQSVKNIKKSPKGLYITWVTNWLIKPFTMFGISALFFYVIFSGFISHDLATDYLSGAVLLGAAPCTAMVFVWSHLTKGNPAYTVVQVATNDLIILIAFVPIVKFLLGVTNVIVPWETLILSVVLFVVIPLIAGILTRILVIKSKGLDYFQNKFIPKFNHVTIIGLLLTLIIIFLFQGDVIINNPLHIVLIAVPLIIQTFLIFFIAYLASKKAKLPHNIAAPAGMIGASNFFELSVAVAISIFGATSPVALATTVGVLVEVPVMLTLVKIANKTIHWFPKNS from the coding sequence ATGGAAAATAGAAAACAGGGCATTGGTTTTTTTGAAAAATATTTAACCCTTTGGGTTTTATTGTGTATGATTGTAGGTGTTTTAATCGGTAGATATATCACTATAATACCTAATTTCTTAGCACAGTTTGAATATGCTCATGTCTCAATTCCAATCGCTATTTTAATTTGGTTAATGATTTATCCCATGATGATGAAAGTGGATTTTCAAAGTGTTAAAAATATTAAGAAAAGTCCAAAAGGTCTATATATAACATGGGTCACAAATTGGTTAATTAAACCCTTTACTATGTTTGGTATTTCTGCATTGTTTTTCTATGTTATCTTTAGTGGATTTATTAGTCATGATTTAGCGACAGATTATTTGTCAGGGGCAGTATTACTAGGAGCAGCGCCTTGTACAGCAATGGTCTTTGTTTGGAGTCATTTAACAAAAGGTAATCCTGCCTATACAGTTGTTCAGGTTGCTACCAATGATTTAATAATCTTGATTGCATTTGTCCCAATTGTCAAATTTTTGTTAGGAGTGACTAATGTTATAGTACCATGGGAAACGTTAATCTTATCTGTTGTATTATTTGTAGTAATCCCTCTTATAGCTGGTATTCTAACGCGAATATTAGTAATTAAAAGTAAAGGTTTAGATTATTTCCAAAATAAATTTATTCCTAAATTTAATCATGTTACTATAATTGGTTTACTATTAACATTAATCATCATTTTCTTATTTCAAGGAGATGTAATCATTAATAATCCACTACATATTGTTTTAATCGCAGTTCCGCTTATTATACAAACATTTTTAATCTTCTTTATTGCATATTTAGCAAGTAAGAAAGCGAAGTTACCTCACAATATTGCAGCACCTGCTGGCATGATCGGTGCATCTAATTTTTTTGAATTATCAGTTGCAGTAGCAATTTCAATCTTTGGAGCAACTTCACCTGTGGCACTTGCTACTACAGTAGGTGTGTTAGTAGAAGTACCTGTCATGTTAACACTTGTTAAAATCGCAAATAAAACGATACATTGGTTTCCTAAAAATTCATAA
- a CDS encoding purine-nucleoside phosphorylase → MHNIGQILKAKEFISSKTTHKPTIGLILGSGLGNLADEITDSIVIPYSDTPYFAKSAAIGHANELVIGKFKDKTVIAMKGRFHYYEGYSLDEVSFPVRVMKELGVSHLIITNSCGAVNTDFKPGDLMLISDHINLVGTNPLIGKNNDYLGPRFPDLSNVYDKDLRQLVQNIAKEEHIPIQQGVYAWWSGPTYETPAEIRMIRVLGADAVGMSTVPEAIVATHAGLKVIGISCLTNMACGILDKPLCHDEVIEVANMVKSKFTQLIQSIIRKL, encoded by the coding sequence ATGCATAATATTGGTCAAATCTTAAAAGCTAAAGAATTCATTTCTAGTAAAACAACACACAAACCAACCATTGGATTGATATTAGGATCTGGATTAGGTAATTTAGCAGATGAAATAACCGATTCAATTGTCATTCCTTATAGTGATACTCCTTATTTCGCTAAATCAGCTGCGATTGGGCATGCTAATGAACTTGTGATTGGTAAGTTTAAAGATAAAACTGTTATCGCAATGAAAGGACGATTTCATTATTACGAAGGCTATTCATTAGATGAGGTGTCATTTCCAGTTCGAGTTATGAAAGAACTAGGTGTTTCCCATTTAATAATCACTAATTCATGTGGAGCTGTAAATACAGATTTCAAACCTGGGGATTTAATGTTAATCTCTGATCATATAAACTTGGTTGGAACAAATCCATTGATTGGAAAAAATAATGATTATTTAGGACCAAGATTTCCTGATTTATCTAATGTCTACGATAAAGATTTAAGACAACTTGTTCAGAATATAGCAAAAGAGGAACATATTCCGATTCAACAAGGTGTTTATGCTTGGTGGAGTGGTCCTACGTATGAAACTCCAGCTGAAATACGAATGATAAGAGTATTGGGTGCCGATGCAGTTGGTATGTCAACTGTCCCAGAAGCTATAGTAGCTACTCATGCTGGATTAAAAGTCATTGGAATATCTTGTTTAACTAATATGGCTTGTGGTATTTTAGATAAACCATTATGTCATGATGAAGTAATAGAAGTAGCTAATATGGTAAAAAGTAAATTTACTCAGTTAATACAATCAATTATAAGAAAATTATAA
- a CDS encoding YaiI/YqxD family protein, with translation MKILVDADSCPVKEIIIKVAKTYNIDVILFFDTSHIFNDTYAKVIMVDKGKDSVDYELIKYINKNDIVITQDYGVACMSLSKHAYAISPDGLIYTTHNIDTLLLRRYLSAKERKANKRVSGPKKRNRENDINFEKSLLSIINKRVK, from the coding sequence ATGAAAATACTAGTGGATGCGGATAGTTGCCCTGTAAAAGAAATTATCATTAAAGTTGCAAAAACTTATAATATTGATGTCATTTTGTTTTTCGATACTAGTCATATATTTAATGATACTTATGCTAAAGTTATCATGGTTGATAAAGGAAAGGATAGTGTTGATTATGAATTAATTAAATATATCAACAAAAATGATATCGTTATTACCCAAGATTATGGTGTTGCCTGTATGTCTTTAAGTAAACATGCCTATGCGATAAGTCCAGATGGATTAATATATACAACTCATAATATTGATACATTACTTCTAAGAAGATATCTATCAGCCAAAGAAAGGAAAGCAAATAAACGAGTTTCTGGTCCGAAGAAACGCAATCGTGAAAATGATATTAATTTTGAAAAAAGTCTTTTATCAATAATTAATAAAAGAGTAAAATAA
- a CDS encoding LysM peptidoglycan-binding domain-containing protein, producing the protein MYNNQRYNQNQAEEYVVMSGDNLYQIAQKYNITPNDIITYNNLDSTTIYPGQVLLIPTQAPNGMQLFPYTTKKNDSFNSIAQTYGVTPEMIKSYNDFNSLLLAPNQNINIPLAKTYTIQQGDTLDTILKKFNLNLKSLIELNPQFLEAGQVINIR; encoded by the coding sequence ATGTATAACAATCAGCGGTATAATCAAAACCAAGCTGAAGAATATGTTGTAATGTCAGGAGATAATTTATATCAAATCGCTCAAAAATATAATATAACACCCAATGATATTATTACATACAATAATTTAGATTCAACAACTATCTATCCAGGTCAGGTTTTACTCATTCCTACTCAAGCACCTAACGGTATGCAACTTTTTCCATATACTACAAAGAAAAATGATAGTTTTAATAGCATTGCACAAACTTATGGTGTAACACCCGAAATGATTAAATCTTATAATGATTTTAATTCATTATTATTAGCTCCTAATCAAAATATAAATATTCCATTAGCTAAAACATACACTATTCAACAAGGTGATACATTAGATACAATATTAAAAAAGTTTAATTTAAATTTAAAAAGTTTAATCGAACTAAATCCACAATTCTTAGAAGCAGGTCAGGTAATTAATATTAGATAA
- a CDS encoding peptidase S41 translates to MKNSLRSLSFIVMVFLILLITGCSLIDKNNKEDTSEVNTDYNTNETNTTTDTDEETKLINKSKKLYTKDIASEYVINAKTLDTYKYKNDQAVSYVNISEFIKFMDGGIIDLNITKSDVMTISYTFDVPSEYQQIYGETYSYEMTIDAENEVISYNDFDMVSSINAPMLTQYKTELVVSDIDLIEDDPSVEIDLKLYNLDIVLFEDGYYIPLYLANLFFTGSYINVYEMSNNIYVIDDFSDFNMLFNAFRNDRTKKVSDISSHTKNYLALYFDYFYGLKDYKNIETYRTVLDDYDFEKNTFKSLHKELESFIKSQNDLHTALISTGYLDKFFRPSSTQSNKLSNYVTAYTNNQCILRKSELDYKNYGDTFVIELNQFTLDTKDLLKPAMEEAKKYDDIVIDVSCNPGGNLIGVVELLSYMTDEKIPVSYINPATGGKFIEYYETTNNVFLDKNFYVYTSPATFSAANLFTSIVKDQELAIIFGEKTSGGASAITYTVLPDGALIVNSSNLTLINKNDEVIEDGIDVDINYNNQFDWYDLIGDLNNMLPSS, encoded by the coding sequence ATGAAAAATAGTCTTAGAAGTTTAAGTTTTATCGTTATGGTTTTCTTGATTTTATTAATAACAGGGTGTAGTCTAATTGATAAAAATAATAAAGAAGACACAAGCGAAGTTAATACAGATTATAATACAAACGAAACTAATACAACTACAGATACTGATGAAGAAACAAAACTAATTAATAAATCTAAAAAATTGTATACTAAGGATATTGCATCTGAATATGTTATTAATGCAAAAACATTAGATACTTACAAATATAAAAATGATCAAGCTGTATCATATGTAAATATTTCTGAGTTTATTAAGTTTATGGATGGTGGAATTATCGATTTAAATATTACTAAAAGTGACGTAATGACAATTTCCTATACGTTTGATGTTCCAAGTGAATACCAACAAATCTATGGTGAAACATATTCATATGAAATGACTATAGATGCTGAAAATGAAGTCATATCATATAATGACTTTGATATGGTATCCAGTATAAATGCTCCAATGTTAACTCAATATAAAACTGAGTTAGTTGTTTCTGATATAGATTTAATAGAGGATGATCCTTCAGTAGAGATTGACTTAAAACTATATAATCTGGATATAGTACTTTTTGAAGATGGATATTATATCCCTTTATATCTCGCAAATTTATTTTTTACAGGATCATATATTAATGTTTATGAAATGAGTAATAACATTTATGTTATAGATGACTTTTCTGATTTTAATATGTTATTTAATGCTTTTAGGAATGATCGTACTAAAAAAGTTTCTGATATAAGTTCTCATACAAAGAATTATTTAGCTCTATACTTTGATTACTTTTATGGTTTAAAAGACTATAAAAATATTGAAACCTATAGAACTGTTTTAGATGATTATGACTTTGAAAAAAATACTTTTAAGTCACTACATAAAGAACTAGAAAGCTTTATCAAAAGTCAAAATGATTTACATACTGCGTTAATTTCAACTGGTTATTTAGATAAATTTTTTAGACCAAGTAGCACTCAAAGTAATAAATTATCTAACTATGTGACAGCTTACACTAACAATCAATGTATATTGAGAAAATCTGAGTTAGATTATAAGAATTATGGAGATACATTCGTGATTGAATTAAATCAATTTACACTAGACACTAAAGATCTTTTAAAACCAGCTATGGAAGAAGCAAAAAAATATGATGATATTGTTATTGATGTAAGTTGTAATCCAGGTGGTAATTTAATAGGTGTTGTTGAATTACTTAGTTACATGACAGATGAGAAAATACCTGTTTCCTATATAAATCCAGCAACAGGTGGAAAATTTATTGAATATTATGAAACAACAAACAATGTTTTTCTAGATAAAAATTTCTATGTTTACACATCGCCTGCAACTTTTAGTGCAGCTAATTTATTTACATCTATCGTAAAAGATCAAGAATTAGCAATAATTTTTGGGGAAAAAACAAGTGGCGGAGCCTCTGCGATTACCTATACAGTTTTACCTGATGGTGCATTAATTGTCAATTCAAGTAATTTGACTTTAATTAACAAAAATGATGAAGTAATTGAAGATGGAATAGATGTTGATATAAATTATAATAACCAATTCGATTGGTATGACTTGATTGGTGATTTAAATAATATGCTTCCATCATCATAA
- a CDS encoding DUF2804 domain-containing protein, which translates to MQNFVNKKNKLLNDQGNLTLPGYSTSLVFNYNRNDIKVSKLKIKEWDYYYIGNSQFGVALTIADNGYMGLISASLLDFKSKWQNTTSIMTILPMGKTNLPKTSEIGDVSFKNKRVSIAFKNNGIERHLHCKMKKFYQDKELNVNIILKDFPQESMVIATPFDKPKHFYYNQKINCMKAEGIAKIGDKTYSFNTDDSYGTLDWGRGVWTYKNTWYWGSLSTNINGEPFGFNIGYGFGDTSSATENMIFYKGKAHKLNNIVFNIPKKQGKDDFLSPWTFTADDNRLNMTFEPILNRKAITNLGLLCSKQNQVFGYFSGKAILDDNTEITIDKKLGFAEKVFNKW; encoded by the coding sequence ATACAAAATTTTGTTAATAAAAAAAATAAGTTGTTAAATGATCAAGGTAACTTAACTTTACCTGGTTATTCTACTAGTCTTGTCTTTAACTATAATCGTAATGACATTAAAGTCAGTAAACTAAAGATTAAGGAATGGGATTATTATTATATAGGGAATAGTCAATTTGGGGTTGCATTGACTATAGCTGATAATGGATATATGGGACTTATAAGTGCATCACTCCTTGATTTTAAATCAAAGTGGCAGAATACTACATCCATTATGACTATACTACCTATGGGGAAAACTAATTTACCTAAAACAAGTGAAATTGGTGATGTAAGTTTTAAAAACAAACGTGTATCTATAGCTTTTAAAAATAACGGTATTGAAAGACATTTACATTGTAAAATGAAAAAGTTTTATCAAGATAAAGAACTAAATGTAAATATCATTCTAAAGGATTTTCCACAGGAAAGTATGGTAATTGCTACACCATTTGATAAACCAAAACACTTCTACTACAATCAAAAGATAAACTGTATGAAAGCAGAAGGAATTGCTAAGATAGGAGATAAAACATACTCATTTAATACGGATGACTCTTATGGGACATTAGATTGGGGTCGTGGTGTATGGACTTATAAAAACACATGGTATTGGGGATCACTTTCAACAAATATTAATGGTGAACCCTTTGGATTTAATATTGGATATGGCTTTGGTGATACAAGTTCTGCAACTGAAAATATGATTTTCTATAAAGGTAAAGCTCATAAATTAAATAATATTGTGTTTAATATTCCCAAAAAACAAGGTAAAGATGATTTTTTAAGTCCATGGACATTTACAGCTGATGATAATCGGTTAAATATGACATTTGAACCTATTCTAAATCGAAAAGCAATTACTAATTTAGGTCTTCTTTGTTCAAAACAGAATCAAGTATTTGGTTACTTTAGTGGGAAAGCAATCCTTGATGATAATACAGAAATAACAATTGATAAGAAATTAGGATTTGCTGAAAAAGTATTTAATAAATGGTAA
- a CDS encoding winged helix-turn-helix transcriptional regulator: protein MNEVEIFKLLSDENRFKIFTLLLFVELCICDLEKFLNMKQANVSKHMMKFKKLNIVNTRKEAQWVYYCLSEEFIKKNYHLINFIKDKVLKNKEYCVLINSLNEKQNCKV, encoded by the coding sequence ATGAACGAAGTAGAAATTTTCAAATTATTATCTGATGAAAATAGATTCAAAATATTTACACTATTATTATTTGTAGAATTGTGTATTTGTGATTTAGAAAAATTCTTAAATATGAAACAAGCAAACGTTTCAAAACATATGATGAAATTTAAAAAACTTAATATTGTTAATACACGAAAAGAAGCACAATGGGTATACTATTGTTTAAGTGAAGAATTTATTAAGAAAAATTACCATTTAATAAACTTTATTAAAGATAAAGTATTAAAAAATAAAGAGTATTGTGTATTAATTAATTCATTGAATGAAAAACAGAATTGTAAAGTATAG
- a CDS encoding AAC(3) family N-acetyltransferase: MKALITKNTIKHDLKQLGVCPNDVLIVHSSLKNIGNVVGGPVSIILALEEIISEQGTLVMPTFTENLCLPDDENVTKEELGIIKENMPIFHKDLTPVDKVNGFLTEVFRKQDGVFRSNHPHLSFASWGKFAKEVVENHNFDYAMGEDSPLGKIYKLNGKVLLLGSPKDAVTALHLSEYSVKKLYNPGKKWQAKVLKDNREQWIEYTDVDNNSDYFPDLIDNYILKNNNYKYGKVGNADCFLFPLVSLIDFGKLWLEKNR; the protein is encoded by the coding sequence ATGAAGGCTCTAATAACAAAAAATACGATAAAGCATGATTTAAAGCAACTTGGGGTATGTCCTAATGATGTTTTAATTGTACATTCTTCACTAAAAAATATAGGTAATGTTGTAGGGGGTCCCGTATCTATTATCTTAGCTTTAGAAGAGATAATATCAGAACAAGGAACTTTGGTAATGCCTACATTTACTGAAAATTTATGTCTTCCTGATGATGAAAATGTCACAAAAGAAGAATTAGGTATAATCAAAGAAAATATGCCAATATTTCATAAGGATTTAACGCCTGTAGATAAAGTTAATGGATTTCTTACTGAAGTATTTAGAAAACAAGATGGGGTTTTTAGAAGCAATCATCCGCACTTATCCTTTGCATCTTGGGGAAAATTCGCTAAAGAAGTAGTTGAAAATCACAATTTTGATTATGCTATGGGTGAAGATTCGCCACTTGGTAAGATATATAAACTGAATGGAAAAGTCTTACTTTTAGGATCACCTAAAGATGCTGTAACAGCTTTACATTTATCAGAGTATAGTGTTAAAAAATTATATAATCCAGGAAAAAAATGGCAAGCAAAGGTTTTAAAGGATAATAGGGAGCAATGGATTGAGTATACAGATGTTGATAATAACAGTGATTATTTTCCAGATTTAATTGATAACTATATATTGAAAAACAATAACTATAAATATGGAAAAGTAGGTAATGCAGACTGCTTTTTGTTCCCTTTGGTAAGTTTGATTGATTTTGGGAAATTATGGCTTGAAAAAAATCGATAA